The genome window tgtcaGGAATCACAGCAGGGCCACGTCACTTTTGGACCATTCTAATTGACCAGATGTCACAAGCGAGGTGTGTCGATCAAGTTACATCATGCAAGTCACCATACAAATCTACCTTTGATCAGTCGACATGTCAGTTTAATTGAATAAGTTGATGTCAACTCAAGCACACAATTACTGCAGAAATATATATGTATTATTAAATCCTGTGTACTCTGCTAAAAAAGCAAATTCAGGCAAATATCCATCAGTTCTATCATAGATATCCTGCAGAAATGTCCGGCATCCGTTTAGATATCTTACTACAGTATTACTTATTCTGACATATTAAGACTAAATATCACTAAATGCTATGGAGTAATATGGCAACTAAGGTCTTGGTTCACCTTTTTATAACAGCCCTGTGAATATCACCAACCTTTTGGTTCAGGTCGTAGAGACATTCTTCCATTTTCTGTAACCGAGAATCCATGTCATCCTGACGTTCATTCGTCTTGATGATATTGCGGTGCATCAGTTCCTCATTTCGTGCAATCTCAACCAGATTTATCCCACTGTCAGTCAGTCCACGTTGTTGCATTTTTATCTCTCGGCTCTTGTTAATTGCTGCGAAGagttttcgttgatgtgagaTTAGGCCTTCGCCGCCCTTCTTTTTAGTTTTGAATATCATCCATGCTTGTTTTATGACATTTGCTGCCTCCTGCTTAGCCTTTTTGCCCAGTTCCACATCCATAACAAAGGTATGAACATACTTTTCCGATCGGGACAGTTCGAGTTTCTGTGCCAGAACAGCCACGACTAATGCTGTAACGCCAGCGCCAAATATACCAGTCAGAACAGCTATTGTACGCCCACAATATGAGACTGGCACTATATCACCATATCCAACGGTTAAAAACGTGATTGCGATAAGCCAGAGAGAGTCGGAGAATGTAGAATGATAATTCGGGTCGTATTTTTCACAGATTCGAATGGACCAACTAGCCATTGTCACGACACTCACGATTATGACGGTCAGTGTAGACACGGGATTCAAATTCATatacaatttgaaaatgaatttaaaattgAAACTCAGCCGATTAAGCGCCCCAAGACTTTGTGACGATGCATCGTTGAAGAGTTTGCTGTGTAGTAAGATTGTTCTACAGACCCAATATATTCGTAAAAACATTGGCAGGGACAGTAGCACATCAGCTGGTGTTGTGACTGTTTTTTGCTGGCCAGGGTCCGTGGATAGTGTTACCCAGGTGTATTGGATATTGGCTGGGATGGGGTGTATGGCACACACGATAAGTTCCAAGACAATCTTCATACACCTTGACGTCGTCATCGCCAAACGCCAATCGTCCAAGCTGTTCGTTATCATAAAAAGCTGAATATCAGTGGCATGGTACCAGACGGTCAAGACAAGCAGAACAACCGTCGAAACTGTGATGCAAGACTTTAGAAAGTACGATGTTGCATCAGACTTGACATAGACTCTGGACATCATTGACAACTCAGTTTCAATTATCATCAACAGGATCCCAAGCATGGCGAAAGTTACTGCAATGTCATTCAGAACCCGCCGTTTTACGAACACTTTCTTCCTCTTGGCCAAGCGTTGCCCAACATTCTCAAACTGCatgttctttttctttctcatCCTGGCGAAAAAGGTTTGCCTGCTATGCTTTGAAGGCCCTTGCTCTTCTTCAGTACTTTCTGTGCTGTATTTCTTGAATTCACCATTTTTGACGAGGGGTATACCGGGATTTTCGACGACGGTCGTCATGATGATACTAGGCCCAAGTCAGTCTGAAAtgatatgatataatttcattGGTCACTAGAACATGGATTGAAAAAGCATTCGTATTATAAAGAGATCCGGTTGTGCTGTAAAGAAAATTCCCAAGTTGCATGCTGTGCTGTGCAGAGAAAagtatgaatgtacatgtattctgctTTAATGAGCAGTGTTTCTATCTGAATGACATAGCTGCGCTGCGCGAACCTCCTCAAATGCTTGTCAAAGCTTGATCGCTGGGATTATTCAGCTTTTGAATAGCTAAAAGCTGTTGCAGCTATCAAAGTTACAAGGCTTTATTCATTTTTTACCAAATATATAAAGACCAGTtaaataatgataaataatgtgGGAAGTTTTATCAGTCGGATCCATCTTCAATTGTGTGTAACACGTGCATTGTCATTGGCTTGACAACAGCTGTCATGGGTTGTTTGAGTCGGTTGTTAGCTTTACACCCAATAAAGATGATAGTTTGCGAGACTTCAGTGTACGAATGTCTGCAACCAGTACTCTTATATACTGAAAATATTTTGCTTGACCTGATTTGGTCAATCATGGTCTTAAGTACATCCCAATTTGCTCCAAAATACCATTGCCTTCAAACGTTTACATGCACCGCACTGTCCAGTGTGCTGCTGTACATGTAATGGTTTCTCCACTAACACTCTAAACGCATATTTAACTTTATTTTAGTAATTTGGTTCAATTGAATTTGTAAAAGCAATATTGAACTGAATTTCTAAGTGGGCTCAATGTGTTTGAATTTGGCTAACATGACTTGTGACGACTTTTTTCTTGTTATGATCGAAAATGATTTACATAGTCCGCTTCACAAAGAGATACTAATTTACCTAAATTAGTTTTGCTGTAAGCCCAACATGGCCGGATTTCGTCATAAAATAATTCCTACCCATCTCTCTTGAGTACAGTAACACTTTCACGCTGTTTCAACCATCATACATTTCATAGATCATACATTTCTTATTATTCATTATGGTAATGCTAAAATGCAATGTATACCCACCTGTCAATTGAATGATATTCTCGCCAATTATCGGCTACAAATGTATCCAAAATTCTTAAGAAATTATCCTAAATTGATAAAGCCATTTAGATTATCGTGAGAGCTGTCCATCCCACATCTGTCTCTCTCCCTGCAAACTTACAGACTGACGTTGTTCATATGGATACCGAGCTTGAGATCGCGATAGGCCatgtgaccatattcaagagcCCAAGCCACAGTGGCTGTTAGCTGATTGCCGACTGCTGTAGTTATAGATTTCCATGGGGCATTGATGATGCTGCTTGTTCTCTTCCAGAGGTTTTCATTGTGCAAATGTGGCCCGATTTCACTTTTCAGTGATCTATCAGAGTTGTTTCACTTCCGATAAATGGCACTGAATTGCCCTGTTTCAACCATGTCATGTTTGCATGCCACTCTGAATGAGTTGTTCAGTTGTTAAAATAATGATATTTCCTTGATGTGAAATAACCATGCCGATGGTGATGAAAATTATGATGGTTTCAACGAGGAGTCTATGATTTAATGGTATGATGATTGGTACATAGCACTCGTCTAACTGTTTTTATAGGCTGCTGACAACTGAAGATCATGTATTTAGTGTGTTCACCATTCCAAGTAAAGACTTAATTGAATGAGTTTTTGTCAAAACTCTTACCATAATTTACTTCCAGtggaaagatagattgacaattTACAGTTGTAACACTGTAACCCCTTTCTGGTAGACATTGTGGAATAACATCCTTTCAACTACAACATACTTACCTATGTTAGTTTTGCTAAGTCTTCAAGAATGCTGCTATTTTCCTTGACAGCCATTTGATAATTTGCCTTACTCCTTGCTATTAGCGAGTTACTCAAAATCATGACAGTAGAGTGTCGTATCAACTAACTTGATTCATAAATCCAGATATCAGTTGATCAAAGTTAGGAGAGTTAATCCGAATAAGCAGTTCATTTGGGCACTGAATCTGAATTCCATGACTTGAGGATTGGAGATTACTGATGTATCCTCTAAATGTCACAGTCAAATTATAGCCTCAATGCTCTCCTCAATGTTGACCCTGTCCATTTGCTTTGGCATCTCATCTGAGTTGGTGGAGGCTTTGGTCAGTGGTCAGCGTTAGTGTAGTGATCCTTGTTTGTTTGTGATACCTTCCAGCGACTTTAGCCAGCCCGTTATTTCTGATGACAACTGCTCTCAGTTACACCAACAAGAAGCACACACAGCTCTGCTAACCGCCTTTTCTACGACTGAAAATTGAGGCTGGGAACTCAAAGCCAGTCGACAAGTGTGTGTAATACTCACTGCCAATGCGACTGATTTCCGAAGCATTTACTTGTGTTACCGGTGTCGATAGTCACCCAACAAGTCAAGTTTGCTTTGTAATCCTAATCCTATAGGGTCGGGCGGATAGTTTGATAGTCCCTTCCGAAGTACACACTTACAGTCAATGGTAACACGTGTGTATTCTCGAATAGGCTTGGCACTTGCCACTGCGCCCTTGAAGATTTACTATTTCAAACCATAACCCATGAAACCTGTTTATTACGAACTATAGAAAGGCTTGATCCACCATCTGGTTGTTATACTATTGTATTTATTGATGTTGTATTAATCGACTGCTGTAGTTACGATGCATTTATTGCCTGTAAACTATACGATTTTACACAGAGTGGGGGGTGGCAGAAGGAGCAACTGAGTCCATGGTGGCGTGgagttttttaaaattcatgaGATTCTTCACCAAAAACAGTTTTGTCCCCTAGGACTTTTGTCAGCTGAAGACAATGCTTGTGTCCAAAAACCACGATTCAGCAAAGACCATAGCTATCCAGAAGGACAATTCTCCACTAAAGTTAGTTCATTCCTGAGGACATGCTGTGCTACACCAAGGACATTTTGTCTCAAAGATGATTCTCCACTGAAGACAATCTGTCAGAGGGGATTTTTCTCCATTAAGACAGTATGTCCCTGAGGACATTTTTTCACAAAGACAAGTCGTCCTATGTTTGCACAACTCAAGCTGTAAATGTACTCATCTAATTGCCTGATGGATATGAAAACATCTCCTCTGGGCAGAGAATGTGTCTATTGGTAAACGATCTATCAGTGAAGCAGTGTACACAGATCCTTCAGATTTCAGATCAATACCCAACAATGGGCCGAACCCACATCCCTATCAACACAGGGAGCCGGAGGTGTAGCCTTGTAGGCCTTGCGTGCCTGATATATCACTATCAGCAGGCCTGTACAAACAATGTGTTTCAATCTGTTTTGGCAACAGATGTTGAGAATAATTTGCATAAAAAATTCAATCATGCCTGTGTTATATCTCTGATTGATGAATAATCTGATTTGTTGACAATACTGACCAGGATTGAATTTCATAAGTTGGTTATTGAAATACACGAATTGCTTTATTTCGTACATGTACCCTTTCGGGTGGAATCTTTTCAGAAATCCGGCCTTTTCGACCAAATTAACTTGATTTTATGATGTATTTGactatgtgtgtgtgtgttggggGTGGGGTAGGGGTggggtagggggggggggggggggggtccacaACTCCACACAGTATTGCTATTGCTCATGCACTGGGAATGTTGGGGTCACCTGTCATGATGGAGTTAATCGCCATTTGGGTTTCAATTGGCTTCAAATTGCAATTGAAAGATTGAAGTGGGGTTAAAGAGTTAAATGCTTGTTATAattgattgtttttgttttgtattgTAATCCATTTGCGTCAGTTGTCAATGATACTTTTATTCTACACCTGAGCTGGCAGTGCCACACGTGACATGGCGAACCCGGTGGCACAACAGTTGAGTGTCGGccttgtgatcgggaggtcctgggttcgatacCTAATCGGTGCCACTTTGCAACTTGCCTGAAATGTCCTTGcgtgcgctagattgtggctgTCCTTGGTTCttcagaaaggtttctggatattAGGCTGGGTTAATCTTACACATTTCATTCTTTCTAATCTCTGTTCAAAGACA of Lineus longissimus chromosome 9, tnLinLong1.2, whole genome shotgun sequence contains these proteins:
- the LOC135493450 gene encoding small conductance calcium-activated potassium channel protein 2-like, yielding MTTVVENPGIPLVKNGEFKKYSTESTEEEQGPSKHSRQTFFARMRKKKNMQFENVGQRLAKRKKVFVKRRVLNDIAVTFAMLGILLMIIETELSMMSRVYVKSDATSYFLKSCITVSTVVLLVLTVWYHATDIQLFMITNSLDDWRLAMTTSRCMKIVLELIVCAIHPIPANIQYTWVTLSTDPGQQKTVTTPADVLLSLPMFLRIYWVCRTILLHSKLFNDASSQSLGALNRLSFNFKFIFKLYMNLNPVSTLTVIIVSVVTMASWSIRICEKYDPNYHSTFSDSLWLIAITFLTVGYGDIVPVSYCGRTIAVLTGIFGAGVTALVVAVLAQKLELSRSEKYVHTFVMDVELGKKAKQEAANVIKQAWMIFKTKKKGGEGLISHQRKLFAAINKSREIKMQQRGLTDSGINLVEIARNEELMHRNIIKTNERQDDMDSRLQKMEECLYDLNQKVGDIHRAVIKR